In Devosia litorisediminis, one genomic interval encodes:
- a CDS encoding AraC family transcriptional regulator, with amino-acid sequence MRPVQTVSLRAGDFDPAVRVDAFKEAVAAICRLDFTPADPAGFQSETSIGVLPTLVTGHGAHSSCNANRTVQLAADAQDNVMVHLPLQGGFTMQQVGGQSIECAPGMIYVDPNEVPGEVSFHGDRTDVFYVSIPRGVLAPATKGLNALMRNGAALTPQWRLFARYARMLHEELGELPPDQALICASHVHDLALMALEGETAHGVEGHHGGVKAARLTLIKSDIEDNLSSPRLSPGWIAGRHGISERYLRSLFASQDTSFQDHVCKRRLLAAYRRLSDPRHVGQSISQIALDVGFGDLSWFNAQFKRNFGHTPSELRARTAV; translated from the coding sequence ATGCGCCCTGTTCAGACTGTTAGCCTGAGAGCCGGCGATTTTGATCCTGCCGTGCGCGTTGATGCCTTCAAGGAAGCTGTAGCCGCCATTTGTCGGCTCGACTTTACACCAGCTGATCCGGCCGGATTTCAGTCAGAAACCAGTATTGGGGTGCTACCTACCCTGGTTACGGGACATGGGGCACATTCATCGTGCAATGCCAACCGCACCGTGCAACTGGCGGCGGACGCGCAGGACAATGTGATGGTGCACCTGCCGCTGCAGGGCGGGTTCACCATGCAACAGGTCGGCGGGCAGTCGATCGAATGTGCTCCCGGCATGATTTATGTCGATCCCAACGAAGTCCCCGGCGAGGTGAGCTTTCATGGGGACCGGACGGACGTCTTTTATGTATCGATACCGCGCGGCGTGCTGGCACCGGCCACCAAGGGGCTCAATGCGCTAATGCGCAACGGGGCTGCCCTGACACCGCAATGGCGCCTTTTCGCCCGCTATGCGCGGATGTTGCACGAGGAACTGGGCGAGTTGCCGCCCGACCAGGCGTTGATCTGCGCCAGCCATGTGCACGATCTGGCCCTGATGGCCCTTGAGGGCGAGACCGCTCACGGCGTTGAGGGACATCATGGGGGCGTCAAGGCTGCCCGATTAACGCTTATCAAGAGCGATATAGAAGACAATCTCAGCTCTCCCCGGCTGTCTCCGGGCTGGATCGCGGGACGTCACGGAATTTCCGAGCGCTATCTGCGCAGCCTGTTTGCCAGCCAGGACACCAGCTTCCAGGATCATGTCTGCAAGCGCCGCCTGCTGGCTGCCTATCGCCGGTTGAGTGATCCCCGCCATGTGGGTCAGAGCATCAGCCAAATTGCGCTTGATGTGGGTTTTGGCGACCTGAGCTGGTTCAACGCCCAGTTCAAACGCAATTTCGGCCACACGCCCTCTGAACTGCGGGCCCGCACCGCCGTCTAG